One Elaeis guineensis isolate ETL-2024a chromosome 10, EG11, whole genome shotgun sequence genomic window carries:
- the LOC105052686 gene encoding tryptophan decarboxylase 1-like, producing the protein MGSLDENLPLPSIHGFKPLDLGDLREQVHQTVDFIMDYYKNVESFPVLPSVQPGYLRGLLPATPSDKPTTFDAILRDLRRAILPGLTHWTSPNFFAYFPATLSSAALAGDLLASAFNPVAFNWLSSPAATELESLVLDWLAHLLRLPSRFLSSSASTAAHGGGVLHTTTSEAILCTLVAAREAALRRCGGGAAAISRLVAYGSDQTHSTFFKACRIAGFDPAHVRSVPTRSESEFSLEPASLRAAMAADAAAGLVPAYVCATVGTTSSTAVDPVGPISEVAAEFGAWVHVDAAYAGSACVCPEFRQYLDGVERADSVSFSPHKWLLACLDCTCLWVRDTRLLTGPLGTDPEYLKNGPSESGSVVDLKDLQVGVGRRFRALKLWMVIRTYGVANLRAHIRSDVQMAQGFERMVRLDPRFEVVVPRRFALVCFRLRPRGEMGEAWADKENRRLLEMINESGRVYITHTVVGGKYVLRFAVGSTLTEERHVAGAWELITKKADELLGAENNPARNI; encoded by the coding sequence ATGGGAAGCCTCGACGAAAACCTCCCTCTCCCTTCCATCCACGGTTTCAAGCCGTTGGATCTCGGCGATCTAAGAGAACAAGTCCATCAGACCGTGGACTTCATTATGGACTACTACAAGAACGTAGAGTCCTTCCCTGTCCTCCCATCGGTCCAGCCAGGCTACCTCCGCGGCCTCCTCCCGGCCACCCCTTCCGACAAGCCCACCACCTTCGACGCCATCCTCCGCGATCTCCGCCGTGCCATCCTCCCCGGCCTAACCCACTGGACCAGCCCTAACTTCTTCGCTTATTTCCCTGCCACCCTCAGCTCCGCCGCCCTCGCCGGCGACCTCCTCGCCTCCGCCTTCAACCCCGTCGCCTTCAACTGGCTCTCCTCCCCCGCAGCCACCGAGCTCGAGTCTCTCGTCCTCGACTGGCTTGCGCACCTCCTCCGCCTCCCCTCCCgctttctctcctcctccgccTCCACGGCCGCCCACGGCGGAGGAGTCCTCCACACCACCACAAGCGAAGCCATTCTCTGCACCCTGGTCGCCGCCCGCGAAGCCGCCCTCCGCCGCTGTGGCGGCGGCGCGGCAGCCATCTCCCGCCTCGTCGCCTACGGCTCCGATCAGACCCACTCCACGTTCTTTAAAGCATGCAGGATCGCCGGGTTCGATCCGGCCCACGTCAGGTCCGTCCCGACCCGGTCCGAGTCTGAGTTCTCCCTCGAGCCGGCAAGCCTCCGCGCCGCCATGGCCGCCGACGCGGCAGCCGGGCTCGTCCCCGCCTACGTGTGCGCCACCGTGGGGACAACCTCGTCGACTGCGGTGGACCCGGTGGGGCCCATCTCAGAGGTGGCGGCCGAGTTTGGAGCCTGGGTTCACGTGGACGCGGCGTACGCGGGCAGCGCGTGCGTCTGCCCGGAGTTCCGCCAGTACCTGGACGGCGTCGAGCGGGCAGACTCGGTCAGCTTCAGCCCCCACAAGTGGCTCCTCGCTTGCCTTGACTGCACGTGCCTCTGGGTCCGCGACACGCGCCTCCTTACCGGTCCGCTCGGAACCGACCCGGAGTACCTCAAGAACGGTCCGAGCGAATCCGGTTCTGTGGTCGATCTCAAGGACCTCCAGGTGGGCGTGGGCCGACGATTCCGTGCGCTCAAGCTGTGGATGGTGATACGCACCTACGGGGTTGCGAACCTTCGAGCGCACATCCGGAGCGACGTGCAGATGGCCCAGGGGTTCGAGCGGATGGTCCGATTGGACCCGCGGTTCGAGGTGGTGGTTCCCAGGAGGTTCGCGCTGGTCTGTTTCCGACTCAGGCCACGTGGCGAGATGGGAGAGGCCTGGGCGGACAAGGAGAACCGGAGGCTCTTGGAGATGATCAACGAGAGCGGGAGGGTGTACATCACCCACACGGTGGTGGGCGGGAAGTACGTCCTCCGGTTCGCCGTGGGGTCGACGCTCACGGAAGAGCGCCACGTGGCGGGTGCATGGGAGCTGATTACAAAGAAGGCTGATGAGCTACTGGGTGCTGAAAACAACCCAGCTCGCAATATTTAA